The Austwickia sp. genome includes a region encoding these proteins:
- a CDS encoding flippase-like domain-containing protein, producing MATDETTRETNAPAPGPGAGKPARSTADVVKKTLQVVVGLGVAVVLLGWVLPWLTHTSWHQIGWELRRLGWGKALMLFGFMMAGLYCYTFTLSASLPGLKHAPALIVNLCGSGVSNSMPGGGAVGVAAQYAIFRSWGFSHRNIGTSLIITSIWNLLVRAILPMIAVIWLLVSGTTDLPHLIVIGVGGAVVVAAVMVGLAVAILASDKSAHAIGKLLNKVVRPVLRLLKKNDQVDVEAIALDMRSRVIGVVRPGWLRLTFGIVGFLGIYFFLFRECMLAFGIDLPWAQAFACYALSRMLTMVPLTPGGIGVTELAAGLMVAFGAGGHQAAAAVVLFAIYSHILEIPLGMLAFVAWRATKERYFVGQVDGPDDGPEHGLPAFH from the coding sequence GTGGCCACCGACGAGACCACCCGCGAGACCAACGCGCCCGCGCCCGGGCCCGGCGCGGGCAAGCCGGCACGCAGCACGGCCGACGTCGTCAAGAAGACCCTCCAGGTGGTGGTCGGCCTCGGGGTCGCCGTCGTCCTGCTCGGATGGGTCCTGCCCTGGCTGACCCACACGTCCTGGCATCAGATCGGCTGGGAGCTGCGCCGGCTCGGCTGGGGCAAGGCGCTCATGCTCTTCGGCTTCATGATGGCCGGCCTGTACTGCTACACCTTCACGCTGTCGGCCTCGCTGCCCGGCTTGAAGCACGCGCCGGCGCTCATCGTGAACCTGTGCGGGTCCGGGGTGTCGAACTCGATGCCCGGCGGTGGCGCGGTGGGCGTCGCCGCGCAGTACGCGATCTTCCGGTCCTGGGGCTTCAGCCACCGCAACATCGGCACGTCGCTGATCATCACCTCGATCTGGAACCTGCTGGTCCGCGCGATCCTGCCGATGATCGCGGTGATCTGGCTGCTGGTGAGCGGGACCACGGACCTGCCGCACCTCATCGTCATCGGGGTCGGCGGCGCCGTCGTGGTCGCCGCGGTGATGGTCGGGCTGGCCGTCGCGATCCTCGCCTCCGACAAGAGCGCCCACGCGATCGGCAAACTGCTCAACAAGGTGGTCCGCCCGGTGCTGCGGCTGCTCAAGAAGAACGACCAGGTCGACGTCGAGGCCATCGCCCTGGACATGCGGTCCCGCGTGATCGGCGTGGTGCGGCCGGGGTGGCTGCGTCTCACGTTCGGGATCGTGGGCTTCCTCGGGATCTACTTCTTCCTCTTCCGCGAGTGCATGCTCGCGTTCGGGATCGACCTGCCGTGGGCCCAGGCGTTCGCCTGCTACGCCCTGTCCCGAATGCTGACGATGGTGCCGCTGACGCCCGGCGGGATCGGCGTCACCGAGCTGGCCGCCGGGCTGATGGTGGCGTTCGGCGCCGGTGGGCACCAGGCCGCCGCAGCCGTCGTCCTCTTCGCGATCTACAGCCACATCCTGGAGATCCCGCTGGGGATGCTCGCGTTCGTGGCCTGGCGGGCGACGAAGGAGCGCTACTTCGTCGGGCAGGTCGACGGTCCGGACGACGGCCCGGAACACGGCCTGCCGGCGTTCCACTGA
- a CDS encoding PspC domain-containing protein — MTDNTALDQIAQRSAATGIVRWHDRRMIAGVARGIGARYDVDPVVVRVGFIVTAFLGSLGIAAYLLAWVLLPDDRGHTPLLTAARERAGASIALVVVAALSILGFAVGFGDRGGRFVGLLVLIGIAVLIWRKGESRHTGGAASQATGSRMAGSATSSPAADRGTASSVDGGSDATGRVVTRPVPSADAADTPTAASPMPATTAQPTEAPAGAGPGRPAEMPVITPWGGRDGEHITTYGADAHPSAHAAAPQAARVVTPPVPPRTRRRRLGWRAWLLCGGLALGSYSLAHQIALAQGLGQGPAASLAMGVAGVVVGVAILVIGARGYRTSGVAPTAAIVASLALLAPSASSYVGPDAGMGEVSWRPVAASELDRRFEVGAGEGQLDLTGLAATDLANRTVRAKVGFGELRILVPSDVRVEVRHKVGLGQVKTADVDGTTVTRDGAGVNGTASLGDGPTVVIDLQVGMGEALVERTRR, encoded by the coding sequence ATGACCGACAACACCGCCCTCGACCAGATCGCGCAGCGCTCGGCGGCCACGGGCATCGTGCGTTGGCACGACCGGCGCATGATCGCCGGGGTGGCCCGCGGCATCGGGGCCCGCTACGACGTCGACCCGGTGGTCGTGCGCGTCGGCTTCATCGTCACCGCCTTCCTCGGCAGCCTCGGCATCGCGGCGTACCTGCTCGCGTGGGTCCTCCTTCCCGACGACCGGGGGCACACGCCGCTGCTGACTGCGGCCCGCGAGCGGGCCGGGGCCTCGATCGCCCTGGTCGTCGTCGCTGCGCTGAGCATCCTGGGGTTCGCCGTGGGATTCGGCGATCGCGGCGGCCGGTTCGTCGGACTCCTGGTCCTGATCGGCATCGCGGTGCTGATCTGGCGCAAGGGCGAGTCTCGGCACACCGGCGGCGCCGCTAGCCAGGCGACCGGCTCGCGTATGGCCGGGTCGGCCACGTCAAGCCCCGCGGCCGACCGGGGCACGGCAAGCTCCGTGGACGGCGGCTCGGACGCCACCGGCCGGGTCGTCACCCGCCCGGTCCCCTCGGCCGACGCCGCTGACACGCCTACCGCAGCGAGCCCGATGCCGGCCACGACCGCGCAGCCCACCGAGGCTCCCGCCGGCGCGGGACCCGGCCGACCCGCGGAGATGCCGGTCATCACCCCGTGGGGTGGGAGGGACGGCGAGCACATCACGACGTACGGCGCCGACGCCCACCCGAGCGCGCACGCGGCCGCCCCGCAGGCGGCGCGCGTGGTCACCCCGCCCGTCCCCCCGCGGACGCGACGGCGGCGGCTTGGCTGGCGCGCCTGGTTGCTCTGCGGGGGCCTCGCCCTCGGGTCCTACTCCCTGGCCCACCAGATCGCGCTGGCCCAGGGACTCGGCCAGGGCCCGGCGGCCAGCCTCGCGATGGGCGTCGCGGGCGTCGTGGTCGGCGTCGCGATCCTCGTCATCGGCGCGCGGGGCTATCGGACCAGCGGGGTGGCGCCGACCGCCGCCATCGTCGCGTCGCTGGCCCTGCTGGCACCCTCCGCGAGCAGCTACGTGGGCCCGGACGCCGGCATGGGCGAGGTGAGCTGGCGCCCGGTCGCCGCGAGCGAACTTGACCGACGATTCGAGGTAGGCGCGGGCGAGGGCCAGCTGGACCTCACCGGGCTCGCCGCGACCGACCTGGCGAACCGAACCGTGCGCGCCAAGGTGGGCTTCGGCGAGCTGCGGATCCTCGTGCCCTCGGACGTGCGCGTCGAGGTCCGGCACAAGGTCGGCCTCGGCCAGGTCAAGACCGCTGACGTGGACGGCACCACGGTCACGCGCGACGGCGCCGGGGTCAACGGCACCGCCAGCCTCGGCGACGGCCCGACCGTCGTCATCGACCTCCAGGTCGGCATGGGCGAGGCCCTCGTAGAAAGGACCCGGCGATGA
- a CDS encoding HAMP domain-containing protein: MNTYNGAQTEYVLAVNEDGTKAIDPGNSHRKSFLDAGASLKQQLADFPTLKTDAGKAALAKFKTDLLEFNALDEKIVALIATGDPAKAAQAQSLTLKEEVAVTAQATQAINALVKTTEGRIAAASQSQDDTARAANIVTIVTLLVVLGAVAAVALLVSRAVLAAVSGVRASMEAMGRGDLTVAAQVNTNDEVGQMAKAAEATRQSMQDVLSQVGQASSTVAAAAEELTAVATQVGASSTAATEQLTEVTGSAEEVSRNVQTVAAGTEEMTASIREIAKNASDAAGVAARAVGVATATNATVAKLGESSAEIGNVIKVITSIAEQTNLLALNATIEAARAGEAGKGFAVVANEVKDLAQETSRATEDIARRVEAIQVDTDAAVAAISQISGIIAQINDTQSTIASAVEEQTATTNEMGRNVTEAAGGSHAIATTVSEAARGAAESTEAAKSAAQAAGELSHRAADLQALVGRFTY; this comes from the coding sequence ATGAACACCTACAACGGCGCGCAGACCGAGTACGTGCTCGCGGTCAACGAGGACGGGACCAAGGCCATCGATCCCGGCAACAGCCACCGCAAGTCGTTCCTGGATGCGGGGGCCTCGCTCAAGCAGCAGCTGGCGGACTTCCCCACGCTGAAGACCGACGCCGGCAAGGCCGCGCTCGCCAAGTTCAAGACCGACCTGCTGGAGTTCAACGCCCTCGACGAGAAGATCGTGGCCCTCATCGCCACGGGCGACCCGGCCAAGGCGGCCCAGGCGCAGTCGCTCACGCTGAAGGAAGAGGTCGCCGTCACCGCCCAGGCGACCCAGGCTATCAATGCCCTGGTCAAGACGACCGAGGGCCGCATCGCCGCCGCGTCGCAGAGCCAGGACGACACCGCCCGGGCCGCCAACATCGTCACGATCGTGACGCTCCTGGTGGTGCTGGGCGCGGTCGCCGCGGTGGCGCTGCTGGTGAGCAGGGCGGTCCTGGCGGCCGTCAGCGGGGTCCGCGCCAGCATGGAGGCCATGGGCCGCGGCGACCTGACCGTCGCGGCGCAGGTCAACACCAACGACGAGGTCGGTCAGATGGCGAAGGCGGCCGAGGCCACTCGGCAGTCCATGCAGGACGTGCTGAGCCAGGTGGGCCAGGCGTCGTCGACCGTCGCGGCCGCCGCGGAAGAGCTGACCGCGGTGGCGACCCAGGTGGGTGCGTCCTCGACGGCGGCGACCGAACAGCTCACCGAGGTCACTGGGTCGGCGGAAGAGGTGTCCCGCAACGTCCAGACGGTGGCGGCCGGCACCGAGGAGATGACCGCGTCGATCCGCGAGATCGCGAAGAACGCCTCCGACGCGGCCGGCGTGGCCGCCCGCGCGGTCGGGGTGGCCACCGCCACGAACGCCACGGTCGCCAAGCTCGGCGAGTCCTCGGCGGAGATCGGCAATGTCATCAAGGTGATCACGAGCATTGCGGAACAGACCAACCTGCTGGCGCTCAACGCCACCATTGAGGCCGCCCGGGCCGGCGAGGCGGGCAAGGGCTTCGCGGTCGTCGCCAACGAGGTCAAGGACCTGGCCCAGGAGACCTCCCGGGCCACCGAGGACATCGCCCGCCGGGTGGAGGCCATCCAGGTCGACACCGACGCGGCCGTGGCCGCCATCAGCCAGATCAGCGGCATCATCGCGCAGATCAACGACACGCAGTCGACGATCGCCTCCGCGGTGGAGGAGCAGACCGCGACCACGAACGAGATGGGTCGCAATGTCACCGAGGCCGCCGGAGGGTCGCACGCCATCGCCACCACGGTGAGCGAGGCCGCCCGCGGCGCCGCGGAGTCGACCGAGGCCGCCAAGAGCGCGGCGCAGGCGGCGGGCGAGCTCTCGCATCGCGCGGCGGATCTTCAGGCGCTCGTCGGCCGGTTTACCTACTGA
- a CDS encoding PIG-L family deacetylase, with protein MSRTIVAVNAHPDDEALLMAGTLAKAAAAGHRVVLVVATDGELGLTSTELGLGSGASLGHRRLAELQASADALGAARVVHLGYADSGMGPELFPDPPGRTRFLAADPAEAAERVAEVLRAERADVVIGYDANGGYGHRDHVRLHEVVRRATLLADTPRLLEATIPRDLIARAVELVGKVYRFPPDFDPTSFRRSFSPRDQITHRVDVRAFARAKRAAMAAHTSQAAADDGADRTLAAFLRIPRPLFALVFGREWYVDATGLEPGTPAPHRPPGTLKNDVFAGL; from the coding sequence ATGAGCCGCACGATCGTCGCCGTCAATGCCCACCCCGACGACGAGGCCCTGCTCATGGCGGGGACGCTGGCCAAGGCCGCCGCCGCCGGACATCGCGTGGTGCTGGTCGTGGCCACGGACGGTGAGCTGGGGCTGACCTCGACCGAGCTGGGCCTGGGCAGCGGGGCCTCGCTGGGCCACCGCCGGCTCGCCGAGCTGCAGGCCAGCGCCGACGCCCTCGGCGCCGCGCGGGTCGTGCACCTGGGCTATGCCGACTCGGGGATGGGCCCGGAGCTGTTCCCCGACCCGCCGGGACGGACGCGGTTCCTCGCCGCCGACCCAGCCGAGGCGGCCGAGCGCGTCGCCGAGGTGCTGCGCGCGGAGCGGGCGGACGTGGTGATCGGGTACGACGCCAACGGCGGCTACGGCCATCGCGACCACGTGCGGCTGCACGAGGTCGTCCGCCGGGCGACGCTGCTGGCCGACACCCCGCGGCTCCTGGAGGCCACGATCCCGCGGGACCTCATCGCCCGGGCCGTGGAGCTGGTCGGCAAGGTCTACCGCTTCCCACCGGACTTCGACCCCACCTCGTTTCGGCGGTCGTTCTCGCCCCGGGATCAGATCACGCACCGCGTCGACGTACGCGCGTTCGCCCGCGCCAAGCGCGCCGCGATGGCGGCGCACACCTCGCAGGCCGCCGCGGACGACGGGGCCGACCGCACGCTGGCCGCCTTCCTGCGGATCCCGCGGCCGCTGTTCGCGCTGGTCTTCGGGCGGGAATGGTACGTCGACGCGACGGGCCTCGAACCGGGTACGCCGGCGCCTCACCGCCCACCAGGTACCCTCAAGAACGACGTCTTCGCAGGCCTGTGA
- a CDS encoding NUDIX domain-containing protein — protein MTSPAVPADPAYGVLLRARSGSDVVVDLPLGHGQDPELLLNRAGWRIERPVSAVREGNGAVSIEYAVRAASPCSPPQRLIGPEPVVLRRRGVVGRDDGLELAEGEEPVRRQRVSAAVLVVAEVPAGVRDSLGRAGPGGRCVLATRYSGAALRWDGTWGLPGGGLNEAEHPAVAARREALEETGQDVIVGELAFVQSAHWVGRSPRGVAEDFHAVRLVYRGECAAPADVVVHDLGGTTSEAAWVRVDRAAQVDWAPGPAEQLRALGVLAD, from the coding sequence ATGACGTCGCCGGCGGTCCCGGCGGACCCGGCGTACGGCGTGCTCCTGCGCGCCCGCAGCGGCTCCGACGTGGTCGTCGACCTCCCGCTGGGCCACGGCCAGGATCCCGAGCTGCTGCTGAACCGGGCGGGCTGGCGGATCGAACGGCCGGTGTCCGCGGTTCGCGAGGGGAACGGGGCGGTCTCGATCGAGTACGCCGTGCGAGCCGCCTCCCCGTGTTCCCCGCCGCAGCGGCTGATCGGGCCGGAGCCGGTGGTACTGCGCCGCCGCGGGGTCGTGGGTCGCGACGACGGGCTGGAGCTCGCCGAGGGGGAAGAGCCGGTACGCCGGCAGCGGGTCTCCGCCGCGGTCCTCGTGGTGGCGGAGGTCCCGGCGGGGGTGCGGGACTCGCTGGGCCGGGCGGGGCCGGGGGGCCGGTGCGTGCTGGCGACGCGCTACTCGGGTGCGGCGTTGCGCTGGGACGGCACCTGGGGACTGCCGGGTGGCGGCCTCAATGAGGCGGAACACCCCGCCGTCGCAGCGCGGCGCGAGGCCCTGGAGGAGACCGGGCAGGACGTGATCGTGGGCGAGCTGGCGTTCGTGCAGAGCGCACATTGGGTGGGTCGCTCTCCTCGTGGGGTTGCGGAGGACTTTCACGCGGTGCGGCTGGTCTACCGCGGCGAGTGCGCCGCGCCGGCCGACGTGGTCGTGCACGACCTGGGCGGGACGACGTCCGAGGCCGCCTGGGTGCGCGTGGACCGGGCCGCCCAGGTGGACTGGGCGCCCGGTCCGGCCGAGCAACTGCGGGCACTCGGCGTGCTTGCTGACTGA
- a CDS encoding PspC domain-containing protein, with translation MYRPQSGRVLVGVCAGLATHLRVPLAWTRGGFVMATLFGGIGVPVYLLLWVFTPAGYLVDPRTGEVQGADGGSLGERLGRVDPAWRVLIAGAGMLAIGGPLLAGMFGTDLPLTSVLAILAVVGGAVIAWSHLDTEERRHWLGVPSRGRDRSSLARIIAGAALAVSGSIVLATRGSGPTILWDVLIATVAVLCGLGLVLAPWGIRFWKRLQAEQASRIRETERADIAAHLHDSVLQTLALIQRTDDPARIAQLARAQERELRTWLYGGGKAATDSLATAATDVAAEVEELHGVPIDLVVTGDRPLDEGAEALVRALREALLNAVRHGAPPVTAYVEAGRDRVEAFVRDRGAGFDLDDIPEDRLGVRESILGRMERHGGTAKIRRLEGGTEVELCLPVAAPEAPEPAEPSARPEPKATPEAPAPTSHPEPKDADEPAEPSEPAVAPEAPERVSTEPVRSP, from the coding sequence ATGTACCGGCCGCAGTCGGGTCGAGTGCTCGTGGGCGTCTGCGCCGGGCTCGCCACGCACCTGCGGGTGCCGCTGGCCTGGACGCGCGGCGGCTTCGTGATGGCGACGTTGTTCGGCGGCATCGGCGTACCGGTCTATCTCCTGCTCTGGGTTTTCACCCCCGCGGGCTACCTGGTGGACCCCCGCACGGGCGAGGTGCAGGGGGCCGACGGTGGGTCCCTCGGGGAGCGGCTCGGGCGGGTCGACCCCGCCTGGCGGGTGCTGATCGCCGGCGCGGGGATGCTGGCCATCGGCGGCCCGCTGCTGGCCGGGATGTTCGGCACCGACCTGCCGTTGACCAGCGTGCTCGCCATCCTCGCCGTGGTCGGCGGGGCCGTCATCGCCTGGTCCCATCTCGACACCGAGGAGCGCCGGCACTGGCTCGGGGTCCCCTCCAGGGGACGGGATCGCAGCAGCCTCGCGCGGATCATCGCGGGCGCCGCGCTGGCGGTGTCCGGATCCATCGTGCTCGCGACGCGCGGGTCGGGCCCGACGATCCTGTGGGACGTGCTCATCGCCACGGTGGCGGTGCTGTGCGGGCTCGGACTCGTGCTGGCGCCGTGGGGGATCCGGTTCTGGAAGCGGCTCCAGGCCGAGCAGGCCAGCCGAATCCGCGAGACCGAGCGGGCCGACATCGCCGCCCACCTGCACGATTCGGTGCTGCAGACGCTCGCGTTGATCCAACGCACCGACGACCCGGCCCGCATCGCGCAGCTGGCCCGCGCGCAGGAGCGCGAGTTGCGCACCTGGCTGTACGGCGGGGGCAAGGCCGCGACGGACTCCCTGGCGACAGCGGCCACCGACGTCGCCGCGGAGGTCGAGGAGCTGCACGGCGTACCGATTGACCTCGTCGTCACCGGCGACCGGCCCCTGGACGAGGGCGCCGAGGCGCTGGTGCGGGCGTTGCGGGAGGCGCTGCTGAACGCCGTACGGCACGGTGCGCCGCCCGTCACGGCGTACGTCGAGGCCGGCCGCGACCGCGTGGAGGCGTTCGTGCGGGACCGCGGCGCCGGCTTCGACCTCGACGACATCCCCGAGGACCGGCTGGGCGTCCGGGAGTCCATTCTTGGCCGGATGGAGCGACACGGCGGCACTGCCAAGATTCGACGCCTGGAGGGCGGCACCGAGGTCGAGCTCTGCCTGCCCGTCGCAGCGCCGGAGGCCCCCGAGCCGGCCGAGCCCAGCGCGCGCCCCGAGCCGAAGGCCACCCCCGAGGCACCAGCGCCGACCTCGCACCCCGAGCCGAAGGACGCCGACGAGCCGGCCGAGCCATCAGAGCCGGCCGTGGCGCCAGAAGCGCCCGAACGCGTCTCGACGGAACCGGTGCGATCACCATGA
- a CDS encoding cobalamin biosynthesis protein CobB, producing MPTANDGPRRTAPVASVAGITEPTGPSKGTIVLVHIYPREMSIYGDLGNTRVMQHRLNWHGYTCDLRRHHPGDEFPRDAHLVLGGGGQDSGQAHVEADLERNADVLRGLAADGTPMVMVCGMYQLFGNAFITVEGARLPGLGILDVTTTGGADRMIGPVALDTPYGRVVGYENHSGRTTLGAGQQPFGRVLHGHGNNPDDGLEGAVTHRVIGTYLHGPILPANPALADALIKDAVERGLGRAFEPEAIDDHLADQARERQIARLLSGRERRDRASGQARGA from the coding sequence ATGCCGACAGCGAACGACGGACCACGACGTACGGCGCCGGTGGCGAGCGTCGCGGGGATCACCGAGCCCACCGGCCCCAGCAAAGGGACGATCGTGCTGGTGCACATCTACCCGCGCGAGATGAGCATCTACGGCGACCTCGGCAACACGCGGGTCATGCAGCATCGGCTGAACTGGCACGGCTACACCTGCGACCTGCGCCGGCACCACCCGGGCGACGAGTTCCCGCGCGATGCGCACCTCGTCCTCGGCGGCGGCGGCCAGGACAGCGGGCAGGCGCACGTGGAGGCCGACCTGGAGCGCAACGCCGACGTCCTGCGCGGGCTGGCCGCCGACGGCACGCCGATGGTGATGGTCTGCGGCATGTACCAGCTGTTCGGCAACGCCTTCATCACCGTCGAGGGTGCCCGCCTGCCGGGCCTGGGGATCCTCGACGTCACGACGACGGGGGGCGCGGACCGCATGATCGGCCCGGTGGCGCTCGACACGCCGTACGGTCGCGTCGTCGGCTACGAGAACCATTCCGGCCGTACGACGCTCGGGGCGGGCCAACAGCCCTTCGGGCGCGTCCTGCACGGCCACGGGAACAATCCCGATGACGGCCTCGAGGGCGCGGTGACCCACCGGGTGATCGGCACGTACCTGCACGGCCCGATCCTGCCCGCGAACCCCGCGCTCGCCGACGCCCTCATCAAGGACGCGGTGGAGCGCGGGCTGGGTCGAGCGTTCGAGCCCGAAGCCATCGACGACCACCTGGCCGACCAGGCCCGCGAGCGGCAGATCGCCCGGCTCCTGTCGGGTCGCGAGCGGCGCGACCGCGCGAGCGGCCAGGCGCGCGGCGCCTGA
- a CDS encoding glycosyltransferase encodes MGLVKIALLSDCYLPRLGGIEVQARDLAYRLMAAGHDVEVFTATLGESDERAGVVEIVDGLPIHRMGADLPGRLPINPLAKSEVKRRLAAGGFDVAHVQMGITSPFTVDCTRVALQLGLPVAMTWHCMLGPAEPLFHLSQIARLWARSGVAMSAVSRAAAEPVQRALAGRGTVKVVPNGIDIDHWWHEAAATPLDPPGRDGELQVVSAMRLATRKRPLPFLALMRRVREMVPEVPFRVTILGEGRLEPLVRAYVERRHMTDWVDLPGRVSRAELLSLYQRSHVYVSPAKLESFGIAALEARCVGLPVVGLDSSGCVEFIDNGVNGMLAEDDEGMARAIARLLSDHEWREAMWRHNVTTPPVQDWSYVVDVTLAEYRRAAALRGLTLASS; translated from the coding sequence TTGGGCCTTGTGAAGATCGCGTTGCTGTCCGACTGCTACCTGCCCCGCCTCGGGGGGATCGAGGTGCAGGCCCGCGATCTGGCGTACCGGCTGATGGCCGCGGGGCACGACGTCGAGGTGTTCACGGCGACGCTGGGGGAGAGCGACGAACGGGCCGGCGTCGTGGAGATCGTCGACGGCCTGCCCATCCACCGGATGGGCGCGGACCTGCCCGGGCGGCTGCCGATCAACCCGCTGGCCAAGTCCGAGGTGAAGCGTCGGCTCGCGGCCGGCGGCTTCGACGTGGCGCACGTCCAGATGGGGATCACGAGCCCGTTCACGGTCGACTGCACCCGGGTCGCCCTGCAGCTGGGGCTGCCGGTGGCGATGACTTGGCATTGCATGCTCGGCCCGGCCGAGCCGCTGTTCCACCTGAGCCAGATCGCCCGGCTGTGGGCCCGCTCCGGGGTGGCGATGAGCGCGGTCTCCCGGGCGGCCGCCGAGCCCGTGCAGCGGGCCCTGGCCGGCCGCGGGACGGTCAAGGTCGTCCCCAACGGCATCGACATCGACCACTGGTGGCACGAGGCCGCGGCCACCCCGCTCGATCCGCCCGGCCGGGACGGCGAGCTGCAGGTCGTCTCGGCGATGCGGCTGGCCACCCGCAAGCGGCCGCTGCCGTTCCTCGCGCTGATGCGCCGGGTCCGCGAGATGGTGCCGGAGGTGCCGTTCCGGGTCACCATCCTCGGGGAGGGTCGCCTCGAGCCGTTGGTGCGGGCGTACGTCGAGCGCCGCCACATGACCGACTGGGTGGACCTGCCCGGCCGCGTCAGCCGCGCCGAGCTGCTGAGCCTCTACCAGCGCAGCCATGTCTACGTCTCGCCCGCGAAGCTGGAGTCCTTCGGCATCGCCGCCCTGGAGGCCCGGTGCGTCGGGCTGCCGGTGGTCGGGTTGGACTCCAGCGGCTGCGTCGAGTTCATCGACAACGGGGTCAACGGGATGCTCGCCGAGGACGACGAGGGCATGGCGCGGGCGATCGCCCGGCTGCTCTCGGACCACGAGTGGCGCGAGGCCATGTGGCGCCACAACGTCACGACCCCGCCGGTGCAGGACTGGTCGTACGTCGTCGACGTGACCCTGGCCGAGTACCGGCGCGCCGCCGCGCTGCGCGGCCTGACCCTCGCCAGTTCATGA